One part of the Streptomyces lienomycini genome encodes these proteins:
- a CDS encoding bifunctional FO biosynthesis protein CofGH: protein MTTSATSGTGPADPTGPTENSMRRALKRARDGVALDVSEAAVLLQARGEHLDALTASAARVRDAGLEAAGRPGVITYSKSVFVPLTRLCRDKCHYCTFVTVPGKLRRAGHGMFLSPDEVLDIARKGAALGCKEALITLGDKPEDRWPEAREWLDAHGYDDTIAYVRAISIRILEETGLLPHLNPGVLSWTDFQRLKPVAPSMGMMLETTATRLWSEPGGPHHGSPDKEPAVRLRVLEDAGRSSVPFTSGILLGIGETYEERAESLFALRKVSRAYHGVQELIIQNFRAKPDTAMRGMPDAELDELVAAVAVARHIMGPSACLQAPPNLVDSEYERLIGAGIDDWGGVSPLTIDHVNPERPWPQIDELAAKSRAAGFELRERLCVYPEFVQRGEPWLDPRLRPHVAALADPATGLARADATVEGHPWQEPDEAFTATGRTDLHATIDTEGRTSDRRDDFDEVYGDWGALREAAAPGMAPERIDTDVRAALATAADDPTRLTDDEALALLHADGPALDALCEIADDVRRSVVGDDVTYIVTRNINFTNVCYTGCRFCAFAQRRTDADAYTLSLDQVADRAQQAWEVGAVEVCMQGGIHPDLPGTAYFDIAKAVKARVPGMHVHAFSPMEVVNGATRTGMSIREWLSAAKEAGLDSIPGTAAEILDDEVRWILTKGKLPTATWIEVIETAHELGIRSSSTMMYGHVDQPRHWLGHLRTLAGIQQRTGGFTEFVTLPFIHTNAPVYLAGIARPGPTLRDNRAVTAMARLLLHPHIPNIQTSWVKLGTEGAAQMLRSGANDLGGTLMEETISRMAGSSYGSYKSVEDLVAVADAAGRPAKPRTTLYGPVPEERQRAAAASDGHLPELLPVLD, encoded by the coding sequence ATGACGACTTCCGCGACCTCCGGAACCGGACCCGCCGACCCCACCGGCCCCACCGAGAACTCCATGCGTCGCGCCCTCAAACGCGCCCGGGACGGCGTCGCCCTGGACGTGTCCGAGGCGGCCGTGCTGCTCCAGGCGCGCGGCGAGCACCTCGACGCGCTCACCGCGTCCGCCGCCCGGGTCCGGGACGCGGGCCTGGAGGCGGCCGGGCGCCCCGGCGTCATCACGTACTCGAAGAGCGTCTTCGTGCCGCTGACCCGGCTGTGCCGGGACAAGTGCCACTACTGCACCTTCGTCACCGTCCCCGGCAAGCTGCGCCGGGCGGGCCACGGCATGTTCCTGTCGCCGGACGAGGTCCTCGACATCGCGCGCAAGGGCGCCGCCCTCGGCTGCAAGGAAGCCCTCATCACCCTCGGCGACAAGCCCGAGGACCGCTGGCCGGAGGCCAGGGAGTGGCTCGACGCGCACGGCTACGACGACACGATCGCCTACGTCCGCGCGATCTCGATCCGCATCCTGGAGGAGACGGGCCTCCTCCCGCACCTCAACCCGGGCGTCCTGTCCTGGACGGACTTCCAGCGGCTCAAGCCCGTCGCGCCGTCCATGGGCATGATGCTGGAGACCACCGCGACCCGCCTGTGGTCCGAGCCCGGCGGCCCCCACCACGGCTCCCCGGACAAGGAGCCGGCCGTCCGGCTGCGCGTCCTGGAGGACGCCGGCCGCTCCTCCGTCCCCTTCACCTCCGGCATCCTCCTCGGCATCGGCGAGACCTACGAGGAGCGCGCGGAGTCCCTCTTCGCCCTGCGGAAGGTCTCCCGCGCCTACCACGGCGTCCAGGAGCTGATCATCCAGAACTTCCGCGCCAAGCCCGACACGGCGATGCGCGGCATGCCGGACGCGGAGCTGGACGAACTGGTCGCCGCGGTCGCCGTCGCCCGGCACATCATGGGCCCGTCCGCCTGCCTCCAGGCCCCGCCGAACCTGGTGGACTCGGAGTACGAGCGGCTGATCGGCGCGGGCATCGACGACTGGGGCGGCGTCTCCCCGCTCACCATCGACCACGTCAACCCCGAGCGGCCCTGGCCGCAGATCGACGAACTCGCCGCGAAGTCCCGGGCGGCCGGCTTCGAGCTGCGTGAACGCCTCTGCGTGTACCCGGAGTTCGTCCAGCGCGGCGAGCCCTGGCTCGACCCCCGCCTGCGCCCGCACGTGGCGGCGCTCGCCGACCCGGCGACGGGCCTGGCGCGCGCGGACGCGACGGTCGAGGGCCACCCGTGGCAGGAACCCGACGAGGCGTTCACCGCCACCGGCCGCACCGACCTGCACGCCACCATCGACACCGAGGGCCGCACCTCGGACCGGCGCGACGACTTCGACGAGGTGTACGGCGACTGGGGCGCCCTGCGCGAGGCCGCCGCCCCCGGCATGGCCCCCGAGCGCATCGACACCGACGTGCGCGCCGCGCTGGCCACGGCGGCCGACGACCCGACGCGGCTCACGGACGACGAGGCCCTCGCCCTGCTGCACGCCGACGGCCCCGCGCTGGACGCCCTGTGCGAGATCGCCGACGACGTCCGCAGGTCGGTGGTCGGCGACGACGTCACGTACATCGTCACCCGCAACATCAACTTCACCAACGTCTGCTACACCGGCTGCCGTTTCTGCGCCTTCGCCCAGCGCCGCACGGACGCCGACGCCTACACGCTCTCCCTCGACCAGGTCGCCGACCGCGCCCAGCAGGCGTGGGAGGTGGGCGCCGTCGAGGTCTGCATGCAGGGCGGCATCCACCCCGACCTGCCCGGCACGGCGTACTTCGACATCGCGAAGGCGGTGAAGGCCCGCGTCCCCGGCATGCACGTGCACGCCTTCTCGCCGATGGAGGTCGTCAACGGCGCGACCCGCACCGGCATGTCGATCCGCGAGTGGCTGAGCGCCGCCAAGGAGGCGGGCCTGGATTCGATCCCGGGCACGGCGGCGGAGATCCTCGACGACGAGGTCCGCTGGATCCTCACCAAGGGCAAACTCCCGACGGCCACCTGGATCGAGGTGATCGAGACGGCCCACGAACTGGGCATCCGCTCCTCGTCCACCATGATGTACGGCCACGTCGACCAGCCCCGGCACTGGCTGGGCCACCTGCGTACCCTCGCCGGGATCCAGCAGCGCACGGGCGGCTTCACGGAGTTCGTGACGCTCCCGTTCATCCACACCAACGCCCCGGTGTACCTGGCGGGCATCGCCCGTCCGGGCCCCACCCTCCGGGACAACCGCGCGGTCACGGCGATGGCCCGCCTCCTCCTGCACCCGCACATCCCCAACATCCAGACGAGCTGGGTGAAGCTGGGCACGGAGGGTGCGGCCCAGATGCTCCGCTCCGGCGCCAACGACCTCGGCGGCACCCTCATGGAGGAGACGATCTCCCGCATGGCGGGCTCGTCCTACGGCTCCTACAAGTCCGTCGAGGACCTCGTCGCCGTCGCCGACGCGGCCGGCCGCCCGGCGAAGCCCCGGACGACGCTGTACGGCCCGGTGCCCGAGGAGCGACAGCGGGCGGCCGCCGCCTCCGACGGGCACCTGCCGGAGCTGCTGCCGGTGCTGGACTGA
- a CDS encoding DUF4231 domain-containing protein: MSDGSHGLGDDDLPVVFRSSDSASLGGQRNYIRGTKIRLALAVAAALCGALDQRAAVVGLVAVFVLTICVEVWLLTERPEQSWYDGRALAESTKTLAWRFAVGGTPFPADLPEAGAHRRFQLRLGELLREAPVSSLSPLGSIAVTDAMTDLRARPFAERKEAYLRHRIEDQQAWYSAKAASNVRNARRWRLVLIAVEGLGLTAAVLRLLDLFTFDLAGILAAVLGAGSAWLAVRQYETLGRAYTFAATELSVIHERLVHADEETWADEVSDAEEAISREHTMWRASRGTG, encoded by the coding sequence ATGAGTGACGGGTCGCACGGCCTGGGGGACGACGACCTTCCGGTGGTGTTCCGGTCCTCGGACTCCGCTTCGCTGGGCGGGCAGCGGAACTACATCCGGGGTACGAAGATCCGGCTGGCGCTGGCCGTCGCCGCGGCGCTGTGCGGCGCCCTCGACCAGCGAGCGGCGGTCGTCGGGCTCGTGGCGGTCTTCGTGCTGACCATCTGCGTCGAGGTCTGGCTGCTGACGGAGCGCCCCGAGCAGTCCTGGTACGACGGCCGCGCGCTCGCCGAGTCCACGAAGACCCTGGCCTGGCGCTTCGCGGTGGGAGGGACGCCCTTCCCCGCGGACCTGCCCGAGGCCGGGGCGCACCGCAGGTTCCAGCTGCGCCTGGGGGAGCTGCTGCGGGAGGCGCCCGTCTCCAGTCTCTCGCCGCTGGGGTCGATCGCGGTCACCGACGCCATGACGGACCTGCGCGCCCGGCCCTTCGCCGAGCGCAAGGAGGCGTATCTGCGCCACCGGATCGAGGACCAGCAGGCGTGGTACTCGGCGAAGGCGGCGTCGAACGTCCGCAACGCCCGGCGCTGGCGCCTGGTGCTCATCGCCGTCGAGGGACTCGGCCTGACGGCGGCGGTCCTGCGCCTCCTCGACCTGTTCACCTTCGACCTGGCCGGCATCCTCGCCGCCGTGCTGGGCGCCGGCTCGGCGTGGCTCGCGGTGCGGCAGTACGAGACGCTCGGCCGGGCCTACACCTTCGCCGCCACCGAGCTGAGCGTGATCCACGAACGCCTGGTCCACGCCGACGAGGAGACCTGGGCGGACGAGGTGTCCGACGCCGAGGAGGCGATCAGCCGCGAGCACACGATGTGGCGGGCCTCCCGGGGAACGGGCTGA
- a CDS encoding nitroreductase/quinone reductase family protein, producing the protein MSSSAEKAESKYRAVTAFQRRLNAVVRRLPGQTLLETTGRVSGLPRRTPVGGRRTGDSFWLVSEFGERSQYVRNIRADPRVRVRLRGRWYPGTAHLLPDDDPLARLRRLPRYNGLVVRAMGVRTGLLTVRVELRGQGSR; encoded by the coding sequence ATGTCGTCCTCCGCCGAGAAGGCCGAGAGCAAGTACCGGGCCGTGACGGCCTTCCAGCGCCGGCTCAACGCGGTCGTGCGCCGGCTTCCGGGGCAGACCCTGCTGGAGACCACCGGCCGCGTCTCCGGCCTCCCCCGCCGCACCCCGGTGGGCGGACGCCGGACCGGGGACTCCTTCTGGCTGGTGTCGGAGTTCGGGGAACGGTCCCAGTACGTCCGCAACATCCGGGCCGATCCGCGCGTACGGGTGCGCCTGCGGGGCCGCTGGTACCCGGGAACGGCCCACCTCCTGCCCGACGACGACCCGCTCGCCCGCCTGCGCCGCCTCCCCCGCTACAACGGCCTCGTGGTGCGGGCGATGGGCGTCCGGACGGGACTGCTGACGGTACGGGTGGAGCTGCGGGGGCAAGGGAGCAGGTGA
- a CDS encoding toll/interleukin-1 receptor domain-containing protein, translated as MRYAAFISYSHTPDTRRARLLRQALHTFARPWNRMRALRVFLDNAAMSMEHNLWSTVEQALGDSEYLLLLASPQAGASKWVGKEIDWWRRGPRPEKLLLVVTGGEIHWDEAAGDFDFARSTCLHPALRGHFTAEPRWVDLRWMDADHAGDLRDPRFREAVADLAAPLHGRPKDELFGEDVTQRGRLRRFRRGMLAGMTALAVLATATAVFAFVQRNTAQEQARIATARQLAATALNLSDDDLELASLLAVQAYRVQETPETVSALYRVSAASPRLTRFVRADDRVTALALSNSPRYVAVGSARGSVDVWTADGTRKVRTLDASGEVTGLTFSDDDRLLAVSSESGETLVQDLDAKDAEDGLRRLSGGGDAVQAMMFSFQSHVLATVDDAGTLRFYDTTSDKPVDSVQTDVGSVMNLSFLDEGTKLFVSHPVGWKLYGGDGGKTVELASSDRTIYPFNNYRHAASPNGSCFGFVKYGGVYLDSPGNMLRAETGGSGPEDEDGECPAPPGVIVNEADVLAVSDGGRAAVGTSDGLLVSTAATGDRPEALETLTGIEAPSVLTFSPGDGDRLASANGDTVALWELNDPGPTAHSPGIAVPDATIVPSHPPLAVGPDGTLVWSHDPQDDSTTLESWTPGSKADSLVYGQGADELYDAIVFGRSGQLIYTATEKVVETWSVADSGALVRKHSVRVREDDSDPQRDTTGAVRLVAAADGKVAVMPSDGSVLLLDPATGERSTAVAARKPNLTAAERARYEQVEYQRAFGEQGRLAAVSTQDGRIDIHELPSGHRRHRLTTGSSSVDALALSERNSALYAVVGGTTLQRWDSTTGKLRWRSDGAAGFGVVADPTGRWVATLAGDGTVWLWDARTGERLGSTRLPAPHTIAGISGAGPHSSLAFSPDGSSLWSVTEKGALLSWDTSADAWIKSLCHRVHRRLTEAEQARYLTSVSDGPAACG; from the coding sequence ATGCGCTATGCCGCGTTCATCTCGTACAGTCACACACCCGACACGCGTCGGGCCCGGCTCCTGAGACAGGCGCTGCACACGTTCGCCAGGCCCTGGAACCGGATGCGGGCGCTGCGGGTGTTCCTCGACAACGCCGCCATGTCGATGGAGCACAACCTGTGGAGCACCGTGGAGCAGGCGCTCGGCGACTCCGAGTACCTGCTGCTCCTCGCGTCGCCGCAGGCGGGGGCGTCGAAGTGGGTGGGCAAGGAGATCGACTGGTGGCGGCGGGGCCCGCGTCCGGAGAAGCTGCTGCTGGTGGTCACGGGCGGGGAGATCCACTGGGACGAGGCGGCCGGGGACTTCGACTTCGCGCGCTCCACCTGCCTCCATCCGGCCCTGCGCGGCCACTTCACCGCCGAACCGCGCTGGGTGGACCTGCGGTGGATGGACGCCGACCACGCCGGAGACCTCCGCGACCCGCGCTTCCGCGAGGCCGTCGCGGACCTCGCGGCGCCGCTGCACGGCCGGCCGAAGGACGAACTGTTCGGGGAGGACGTGACCCAGCGGGGCCGGCTCCGCCGCTTCCGGCGGGGCATGCTGGCGGGCATGACCGCGCTGGCCGTACTGGCCACCGCCACCGCGGTGTTCGCCTTCGTCCAGCGCAACACGGCCCAGGAACAGGCCCGCATCGCCACGGCCCGCCAACTGGCGGCGACGGCCCTCAACCTGAGCGACGACGACCTGGAACTGGCCTCACTGCTCGCGGTGCAGGCGTACCGGGTGCAGGAGACGCCGGAGACGGTGTCGGCGCTGTACCGGGTGAGCGCGGCCAGCCCCCGGCTCACCCGCTTCGTCCGTGCCGACGACCGCGTGACGGCGCTGGCCCTCAGCAACTCGCCCCGGTACGTGGCGGTCGGCTCCGCGCGGGGCTCGGTCGACGTGTGGACGGCCGACGGGACCCGCAAAGTGCGCACGCTCGACGCCTCCGGCGAGGTCACGGGTCTGACGTTCAGCGACGACGACCGCCTGCTGGCCGTGTCCAGCGAGTCGGGGGAGACTCTCGTCCAGGACTTGGACGCCAAGGACGCGGAGGACGGGCTGCGCCGCCTGTCCGGTGGCGGCGACGCCGTACAGGCCATGATGTTCAGCTTCCAGTCCCACGTGCTGGCGACCGTCGACGACGCCGGGACCCTCCGGTTCTACGACACCACGAGCGACAAGCCGGTCGACAGCGTCCAGACCGACGTCGGCAGTGTCATGAACCTGTCCTTTCTGGACGAGGGGACCAAACTGTTCGTTTCCCACCCCGTCGGCTGGAAGTTGTACGGCGGTGACGGCGGGAAGACGGTCGAACTCGCCTCTTCCGACCGCACCATCTACCCCTTCAACAACTACCGGCACGCGGCTTCGCCGAACGGCAGCTGTTTCGGCTTCGTGAAGTACGGGGGCGTGTACCTCGACTCGCCCGGGAACATGCTCCGTGCCGAGACGGGCGGGAGCGGGCCCGAGGACGAGGACGGCGAATGCCCGGCCCCTCCGGGCGTGATCGTCAACGAAGCCGACGTCCTGGCGGTCTCGGACGGCGGCAGGGCCGCGGTGGGGACGAGTGACGGACTGCTGGTGTCGACCGCGGCCACCGGTGACCGGCCGGAGGCGCTGGAGACACTCACCGGCATCGAGGCTCCGTCGGTCCTCACCTTCTCCCCGGGGGACGGCGACCGCCTCGCCTCGGCGAACGGGGACACCGTCGCCCTGTGGGAGCTGAACGACCCGGGCCCCACTGCTCACTCTCCCGGTATCGCCGTTCCGGACGCAACGATCGTCCCCTCGCACCCGCCGCTGGCCGTGGGCCCGGACGGCACGCTGGTGTGGAGTCACGACCCGCAGGACGACAGCACCACTCTGGAGTCCTGGACACCCGGCAGCAAGGCCGACTCACTCGTGTACGGGCAGGGGGCCGACGAACTCTACGACGCCATCGTGTTCGGCCGAAGCGGACAGCTGATCTACACGGCCACGGAGAAGGTCGTGGAGACGTGGTCGGTGGCCGACTCCGGGGCACTGGTACGGAAGCACTCGGTCCGGGTGCGTGAAGACGACTCCGACCCGCAGAGGGACACCACGGGCGCGGTCCGTCTCGTGGCGGCGGCAGACGGCAAGGTCGCCGTGATGCCGTCCGACGGCTCCGTGCTGCTCCTCGACCCCGCCACGGGGGAACGGTCCACAGCGGTAGCGGCACGGAAGCCGAATCTGACGGCGGCCGAGCGGGCGCGGTACGAGCAAGTCGAGTACCAGCGGGCATTCGGCGAACAGGGCCGGCTCGCGGCGGTCTCGACCCAGGACGGCCGGATCGACATCCACGAGCTGCCCTCCGGCCACCGGAGACACCGGTTGACGACCGGCTCCTCGTCCGTGGACGCCCTCGCCCTGTCCGAGAGGAACAGCGCGCTCTACGCCGTCGTCGGCGGCACCACCCTGCAACGATGGGACAGCACCACGGGCAAGCTGCGGTGGCGCTCGGACGGGGCAGCCGGGTTCGGCGTGGTCGCGGACCCCACCGGACGCTGGGTCGCGACGCTGGCCGGGGACGGAACGGTCTGGCTGTGGGACGCCCGGACCGGTGAGCGGCTGGGCAGCACGCGGCTGCCGGCCCCGCACACGATCGCCGGTATCTCGGGCGCCGGTCCGCACAGTTCGCTGGCGTTCTCCCCCGACGGATCGTCGCTGTGGTCCGTCACCGAGAAGGGCGCGCTGCTCTCCTGGGACACCTCGGCCGACGCCTGGATCAAGAGCTTGTGCCATCGGGTGCACCGCCGTCTCACCGAAGCCGAACAGGCCCGCTACCTGACCTCGGTCTCCGACGGGCCCGCCGCCTGCGGCTGA
- a CDS encoding CehA/McbA family metallohydrolase — translation MCEDDHEHDHAGIGRRAVFVTGAAAALTLGSVSFASAAPREQRTRTVRGTLPPGAPDFVYVPVEVPRGVREIRVAYTYDRPAVPAGTQGNALDIGLFDERGTGLGGRGFRGWSGGARTEFFVRADEATPGYVPGPVRAGTWHIALGPYTVAPRGLAYEITITLTYGEPGRTPRPVYPPERAGGRGRAWYRGDCHLHSEYSDGRYTLAEIAGLARAAGLDFINSSEHNTHSAHPHWAELAGDDLLILLGEEVTTRNGHVVALGTDPGTFVDWRYRARDNRFGRFARQIRRAGGLVVPAHPHATCIGCNWKFGFGEADAVEVWNGAYTPDDEVALADWDGMLVAAVRDGGGAGGRGWLPAMGSSDSHRSPDVIGRPQTVVLADDLTREAIQEGIRAGRSYVAESSKVSLSFGASGGRGEHAGIGERLRVDGDTPVTVRLEVSGAPRCTVRFVTDQGVLFTGDPLPESGTGTAQWRTTASYAAYVRAEVRHEAAAGPLPGALAAFTNPVFLGR, via the coding sequence ATGTGCGAGGACGACCACGAGCACGACCACGCCGGGATCGGCAGACGCGCGGTGTTCGTGACGGGAGCCGCCGCCGCGCTTACGTTGGGGAGCGTGAGCTTCGCCTCGGCGGCCCCCCGGGAACAGCGGACCAGAACCGTACGCGGCACCCTGCCGCCCGGCGCCCCCGACTTCGTGTACGTCCCGGTCGAAGTCCCCCGGGGGGTGCGCGAGATCCGCGTCGCCTACACCTACGACCGCCCCGCCGTCCCGGCCGGCACCCAGGGCAACGCCCTCGACATCGGCCTCTTCGACGAGCGCGGCACCGGCCTGGGCGGCCGGGGCTTCCGCGGCTGGTCGGGCGGGGCCCGCACGGAGTTCTTCGTCCGCGCGGACGAGGCCACGCCCGGGTACGTGCCGGGGCCGGTGCGGGCGGGCACCTGGCACATCGCGCTCGGCCCGTACACGGTGGCCCCGCGGGGCCTGGCGTACGAGATCACGATCACGCTGACCTACGGCGAGCCGGGTCGGACGCCGCGGCCGGTGTACCCGCCCGAGCGGGCCGGGGGGCGGGGCCGGGCCTGGTACCGGGGCGACTGCCACCTGCACTCCGAGTACTCCGACGGCCGCTACACCCTCGCCGAGATCGCCGGGCTGGCGCGGGCGGCGGGCCTGGACTTCATCAACTCCTCCGAGCACAACACGCACTCCGCGCACCCGCACTGGGCCGAACTGGCCGGGGACGACCTGCTGATCCTGCTCGGCGAGGAGGTGACGACCCGCAACGGCCACGTCGTCGCCCTCGGCACCGACCCCGGCACGTTCGTGGACTGGCGCTACCGGGCCCGCGACAACCGCTTCGGCCGTTTCGCCCGGCAGATCCGCCGCGCGGGCGGCCTGGTCGTGCCGGCCCACCCGCACGCCACCTGCATCGGCTGCAACTGGAAGTTCGGGTTCGGGGAGGCGGACGCCGTCGAGGTGTGGAACGGCGCCTACACGCCCGACGACGAGGTCGCACTGGCCGACTGGGACGGCATGCTGGTCGCCGCCGTGCGCGACGGGGGCGGGGCGGGCGGCCGGGGCTGGCTCCCGGCGATGGGCAGCAGCGACTCCCACCGCTCCCCCGACGTGATCGGCCGCCCGCAGACCGTCGTCCTCGCCGACGACCTGACCCGCGAGGCGATCCAGGAGGGCATTCGCGCCGGGCGGTCGTACGTCGCCGAGTCGTCGAAGGTGTCGCTGTCCTTCGGCGCGTCCGGCGGCCGGGGCGAACACGCCGGTATCGGCGAGCGGCTGCGCGTGGACGGCGACACCCCGGTCACCGTCCGCCTGGAGGTGTCGGGCGCCCCGCGCTGCACGGTCCGGTTCGTCACGGACCAGGGGGTGCTGTTCACCGGCGACCCGCTGCCGGAGTCGGGCACCGGCACCGCGCAGTGGCGCACGACGGCCTCGTACGCGGCGTACGTGCGGGCGGAGGTGCGGCACGAGGCGGCGGCGGGCCCGCTGCCGGGGGCGCTCGCGGCGTTCACCAATCCGGTGTTCCTGGGCCGGTAG
- a CDS encoding endonuclease/exonuclease/phosphatase family protein: MRVVTWNLWWRFGPWAERREAILAVLRELRPDVVGLQEVWAVDGGENLAEWLARGLGLHAAWWPSPAPGRWQRRIGDDTVGVGTAVLSRRPVVERAVLRLPAPAELDDGRLAAYARLDVPGHRVPFFTVHLTSGGRARAVRREQAAALAAFVARHRHGTAHPPVVTGDFNARPGAPEVRLLRAAGLRDAWEHAEPGAPSGTWDTANPYVAHADGEPSVRIDYVHVGPPGPGGLGRVLAVRRSGDGPVDGVWPSDHAAVVVDLADAGTPPAPATGPGTPDW; the protein is encoded by the coding sequence GTGCGGGTCGTGACCTGGAACCTGTGGTGGCGGTTCGGCCCGTGGGCCGAGAGGCGCGAGGCGATCCTCGCCGTGCTGCGGGAGTTGCGGCCCGATGTCGTCGGCCTCCAGGAGGTGTGGGCCGTCGACGGAGGGGAGAACCTCGCCGAGTGGCTGGCCCGCGGCCTGGGTCTGCACGCGGCCTGGTGGCCCTCGCCCGCCCCCGGGCGGTGGCAGCGGCGGATCGGGGACGACACGGTGGGCGTCGGCACCGCGGTGCTCAGCCGCCGGCCCGTGGTGGAGCGGGCGGTGCTGCGGCTGCCCGCCCCCGCGGAACTGGACGACGGGCGGCTGGCGGCGTACGCCCGGCTGGACGTGCCCGGGCACCGGGTGCCCTTCTTCACCGTCCACCTGACCTCGGGCGGTCGCGCCCGTGCCGTGCGCCGCGAGCAGGCCGCCGCCCTCGCCGCCTTCGTCGCCCGGCACCGGCACGGCACCGCCCACCCGCCCGTCGTCACCGGTGACTTCAACGCCCGCCCCGGGGCGCCGGAGGTCCGCCTGCTGCGGGCGGCGGGGCTGCGCGACGCCTGGGAGCACGCCGAGCCGGGGGCGCCGTCCGGCACCTGGGACACCGCCAACCCGTACGTGGCCCACGCGGACGGCGAGCCGAGCGTACGGATCGACTACGTCCACGTGGGCCCGCCGGGACCCGGCGGACTCGGCCGGGTCCTGGCGGTCCGGCGGTCCGGCGACGGTCCCGTGGACGGGGTCTGGCCCTCCGACCACGCGGCGGTCGTCGTCGACCTCGCCGACGCCGGGACGCCCCCCGCCCCGGCTACCGGCCCAGGAACACCGGATTGGTGA